The Synergistaceae bacterium genome includes the window CATGTAGAAAATACGTTTTTGAAATTAAAACAGTGGCGAGGCATTGCAACCCGTTACGCTAAAAAATCATCGTCATTCATAGCTTCAGTTCAGATATGTGCAATGTTTATGTGGCTTTATATATTATGACGACACCGTCTAGAAGAAATAAATTTAGAGGGCTGCGACTCACTAAGAAGATTATCTATCAGCGATACTACTTTAGAGTCATTGAGCCTGAAAGATTATAAATCGCTTGAAACCTTCAAAATAAATAATAATGTCGAAATGATTTCGCTTGATTTGAGCGGGTGTACTTCTCTGAATGATTTAGGCCAGCTTAATTACAGTTACTCATATTATTATGATATTTGGAGTGATATATCTACAACATCATTTCCTCGTCTAGCTTACTTGAATTTAAGCGGCTGCTCTTCACTGCCTGAATTATATATACGTTCTGTTAAAGAATTAAATATGTCGGGCTGTACAGCTTTAAAAAAATTGCATATACGTAATTATGAAACTAGATATTACGAACAAGCTCCAGAATCTTATAAAGATGTCTGCATGTATCCTGTCGAAAATTTAAATATTGAAGGCTGTTCTGCTTTAGAAGATTTATTAATTTATAGGTCTGCTCTAAAATCTCTCGAACTCAACGGCTTTGAGAATCTCTCACGAATCGAAGTATCTGCAAATTCTGAACTTGTTAGTGTAAATGCTGCTAACTGCATATCTATGGACAGGATAGATTGCGGAAATAATAAAAAATTAACAGATTTAAATATTAACGGCTGCTCAAATTTAAGAATACTTTATTGTAATAATAATAAACTTTCTAAACTTGATATAAGCTCATGCTCAAATCTTAAGACTCTTTACTGCTTTGATAATGAAATCGCATATCTTGATTTAGACAAAAATTTTTCACTTGAAGACAACTACGATAACGGCTATTATTTTAGAATAGACCAGAAAATCCATAACTTGAAGGCAAAACGAGTCGGTAAATTCTGGCAGATTGATTTTAAAGATTATATGCCGCTTGAGAAGGTCAAATACATCAACACGACTGATATAAGATTTTACGATGGAGCAAATAATTCTTACTGGAGTAACGCCGCGTATTTTTCTTTTGATCCGTCTACAGGGATTATGCTGTTAAAATCTGACTTCCCCCCGGCAATGGTAGAATATCATTATCACACTCGTTCTAATCCCTCAAATAAAGATATGAATGTTAGACTAGTACATAATCAAATTTATCCGTATGTTTTCATACATTCTAATTTTTATTCTCAAACTTTCAACGGGCATATATATATTCATGACATTAGCAATAACGGCTATCTTCACTACACAAATACATTGATAAACGGAATAAAACAAGATTTAATTAACGAGCAATATATTAATGATAACATACGCACTTTTTCCGGTATAAATTCATATTATTATGACATGAGCGGACTCACTGCTGACGGAAATTCACGCATAATCTTAACTGTTCAGCCAGAAGAACCCGGCATTGTAACATTCTCGATTCCTTCAAATCTTGGCCTAACTCTCGAAAATTTGAGCCGCGATAAATACGGCACTGCTTCAATATCAATTCCGACTGTGAAATTAACTGATAATTCCTATCAGGCTTCGGCGGTCTTGATAGCTCCTGAGTCATATCCGGCCAGCTATAAAAATTTTCCGTCTGATAAATTCAATCTCACTGTAACATTTATGAATAATAACGGCGATATAATTTCGACTGACAGAGATTTAATACTTCATGCTGCACCGGTCATGTTAATTCACGGACTACGTGGAAATATTGAAGGGACTTTTAACGTGAAAGGCGATTCAGGAATATTTTACGAGCTTACTAAGGCGGGCTATATTTCTAATGATGTCGATATAGGCGGCTGGGACTATGACGGAACACAAGGCCCGAATGATATTCTAGCAGATGATTATAACGGGCTATATTATGCAATCGGTAATAAACTTCTCAATTATAGAAATCGCGGGCTTGAATGCACAAGAGTTGATATAGTTGCTCACAGTATGGGCGGACTAATGGCGCGAAAATTTTTGCAGGAACCTGATAACGACTCAGACGACGGCAATAACCGCTCAATCTTAGCATATAAACAAGGCATGGTCAGAAGAGTTATAACTGTCGCGACTCCTCACAGGGGGAGTCCCTGGGCTCCAATATTGAGATTAAAAGATAATTGGCTTCACTCTGGCTTGGATTTGGTTTTACATTTTATAAATGCATTATTAAATATCGCCGGCCAAACTTATTTAACAAATGATGCTGAGAGCGCGTATAGAGACCTTGAACCGGGTGCGCAAAATTATGGGTATCCTGAAAATGTGCCTATGCATTCAATATGTTCTGACGTAAGCAACGGGGATATTATTTCAGCACTGGGACATGAAATTAATGCATCTGACCTCGCAGGACTCAAGCAAATGTTTAATTATTCCGGACATGATTTAATTGTCCCAGTAAGAAGCGCAGTGGGTGATTTCAAATCGCAATATACTAAAATTTTCAAGAGTAATGATGTCTGGGCTTACTCTCACATGGGAATTTGCGCACAAAAAGAAGTCGGCGAGAAAGTTGTAGAATTATTGCGCGGACCGGTTACTAATTTTCAAATCGGCGATTACGGCTCTAACGATGACAATTTAGAATTACCGGCTATCACAAAAGAAGACCTGCCAAACGCTACAAAAGGTGTTGAATATTATCACGCTCTGAATATAACTAATGTAAATTATATTTCTTTCTCGAGTCTCCCTAAAGGCTTAAAATTTGACGGTTCAGAAGGCTTATATGCAATTACAGGCAAACCCGAAAAAATAGGCACTACAAAATTTACTATTACTGCTCATAATGACAACGGCCGAGTCTCTGAAGAATTCACTATTACAGTTTATGAAGGCGTATCAATCTCTACAACGAGTCTAAAAAATGGTGCTGTTGACAAGAAATACAGCGCGAAAATTAAATCAAAAGGTTCAAAGCCTATCACTTTCACCGCGCAAAATCTCCCCGACGGCTTGAGCATAAATTCAAACACTGGCGAAATTTCCGGGACTCCTTCTGTTTACGGCTCATTCCCATTAATTATTACGGCCAAGAATCCCAGTTCTGAAGCAAACATAAATATAAATCTCGTAATAAAACCTGTTGCCCCTAAAATTTCCGGTAAACTCAACGCAGGGAGTCTTAATGAGCCCTATTCGTCAACTTTCACTCTTTCAAAGGGGAGTCAGCCGGTTACATGGACTCTTGAAGGAAATTTACCCGATGGACTCTCTTTTGACGCGGAAAATGCAACGATTCACGGGACTCCGACTCAAGCATGTAAGAATTCAATTAAGATAATTGCTGCTAATGACAGCGGGACTGATAAGAAATCTCTAACTCTCACAATCAAGGGAATCAAGCCTAAATTTTCCGGAAAATTTAACACGTTTACTCTCGGCAAATATGACTCGTCAAGTTTGACTCTCTCACAGGGAAGCAAGCCCGTTACATTGAGTTATTCAGGAAATCTCCCGGCCGGTTTAGAATTTGATTCTGAAAGTTTGATTCTATCAGGGACTCCGACAGAAATATGGAATAAAAGCATAAATATAACGGCCTCAAATGGAGCAGGAAAATTAACAAAATCCTTCAGGATACAAGTTAAAGGCACTGCCCCTAAAATTTCAGTAAAGAGTCTCCCATCCGGTACAGTCGGAGAAGATTATAATTTCACTCTTAGTGCATCAGGAAGTCAGCCCATAACTTTTACTGCTGAAAATTTGCCGAGCGGTTTATACGTTGACGGCGATAAAATAACAGGTACACCGACTCAAACATGTAAAAAACAATCTGTAACAATAATTGCCGCGAATCCCGTCAAGACAGTTAGAAAGAAGCTCAAAATCTCAATCTCTGCAAATTCTGCAAAAATTGACACTCAAGCAAATGACTCGGAACTTGAAGATGTTGCAGTAAATCAAGCTCCGTGGAATGACACGCCCGATTCTGAGCCAGCAAAAATAATTTTCGGCCAAGAACGCAATTTATCATCACTCAACACAAACAATATAAATATTTCCGGTGATTATGAGATTGCGGCAGTACTTCCTGAAATTCACGTAACTGAAAGCGGCCTATATGAAATCGATATCGAACTAAATAATAATATCAAGACGGGGGCAAAATTAATCTGGCTTGCTTGTCCCAAAAATATAATGCCTTCAGAAGATGATTTTATAGCAGAATTCTATGACGAGACAGGCGCAGAAATTAATCAAGTCCCGGCGAATCATAAAATCACGGTCTCTGCTTGGCTCAATAAGGGCGTTATTTATGAACCTGTTATCGCGGTGAATAATTAATTAGTATTTCTACTGTTAATAAATCCGAAAAATTACGTGTATAATTTGCATAATTTCATAGAGAAAACTGTGAAAGGAGTGGGAACAAAACCCTCTCCTTTCTTTTATGTATATATTATATGTGAGAGTTATATTAACATGATGACAATAGAAAATTTTTTAGGACAAATTGATTTAATAGTTACTAAACTTGGCTATGAATGCGTACATGCCAGCATAAAAACTGAATTCGGCCGCCTCAAAGTTCAAGTATTAATTGACACGCTCGGAGGAATTAACGCCGGGGACTGCGAACTCGTTTCAGGACACGTTAATAAATTTCTCGACGAAAATCAAGATCTGCCATTTCTCAACAACGGCCGCTATTATCTCGAAGTAAGTTCACCCGGGATTGAGAGGCCATTATATAAAATCGCTGATTATGTCAGATTTCAGGGCCGTGAAGCAAGAGTCAGACTCAATGAATTACTTGACGGACGCAAAACTTTCACGGGCGAAATTTTAAGAAGCGCAGATGATTCACAAGTTATTATGCTTTGTGATGGACATGATATACACATACCGTTTGAAATTATCAAAGGAGGAAATTTAATTTTTAGATTCGATGATGAGAAAGATAATCACAAGCCCACTAAAACAAGAAACAGGAGGACGAAAAAATGAAGCGCGCTATTATTGATGCTCCCGAGGCTGCTCCAAGACTCGATATAAATAGATTTATTGAGACTCTCGCGGAAGAACGGGGACTTGATGTCGATGTAATAATTACTACTCTTGAGGCTGCTTTGTCTTCAGCTTACAAGAAATATCAAGCCGGCAATCAAAATATAGAAATAAAAATAGATCGCGATTCAGGCGGCATAATTATTAATGAAATTCGCAATGTAGTTGAAAACGTAGAGAATCCCGACACAGAAATAACTCTGAAGGACGCTCTTATGTATGATATTAACTCGGAAATCGGCGGCACTGTAAAAATTAGACGCAACCCCGCAGACTTTGGACGAATTGCAGCACAGACAGCAAGACAAGTTATCACCCAGCGTCTAAGAGATGAAGAACGCAAAATTGTATTTAACGAGTTCGCTGATAAGGTCGGGGAATTAGTAACAGGCACTATTTACAGGAATGAAGGCGATCAGACTATTATACAGCTTAGCGACAGGACCGACGGAGTTTTAACGCGTAAGGAAAAAATACCTAATGAACGTTATAATATCGGCTCAATGATGAAATTTTACGTGCTTGACGTTAAGCAGACAGCAAGAAGCCCTAAAATCATGCTTTCACGAACTCACCCGGGATTATTGCGCAAATTAATGGAAGTGGAAATCCCCGAAATTCAGCAGGGTATTATCGAAATTAAAAGCATTGTACGTGATGCAGGTGCACGCGCTAAAGTCTCACTTGTTACGTTAGATCCAAACGTTGACCCCGTCGGCGCATGTGTAGGCAATGGAGGCGCAAGAATTAAGGCAATCAGCAGCGCACTTAAAGGCGAAAAAATTGATGTAATTGTCTACACTGAAGACCCGTTAAATTATATCCGGGCTGCTTTATCTCCGGCTCAAATCGCAAAAGTTGAACCCGTCTTAGACACTGAACGCTCGGCCATAGCTTATGTCTATCAGGATCAATTATCGCTCGCAATAGGAAAACTCGGGCAAAACGTGAGACTCGCCGCGAAATTAACAGGCTGGAAAATTGACATTAAAACTATAGAGCCTGACAGAATGCCGACTCTAAAAGATATTTTCCATGACGTTTTCAATGAGTAGTAAGCACATTCCCGCGAGATCTTGTGTTATTTGCCGGGCTAAAGGGACAAAGCGCGATTTAATTCGTATAGTCAAGAGTCCTGATAATTTAGCAGTAATTGACATTTCGGGCAAACTTCCGGGCAGAGGCTGCTATATCTGTCCGGACTCTGAATGCATTGACCGCGCTATAAAATCAGGAAATTTAGCACGTTCGCTCGGAGTTAATGAAATCGTCCCGGCTTTCTGGCAGGAATTAAGAGAACACGCTAAAAATTTTGTGCCTAATAGTAAATTAAAACTTTGCTCGATTCTGGGACTCGCTAGGAAGTCAGGCGCGTTATTGATAGGCTCTGACAATATAGAAAATTTCAATCATAAAATTTTATTGATAGTTGCTCGTGACTGCTCAGACGGAATCAAAAAATTTGCTGAAGATAAGCAGGCATTATATCCCGATTTGAGCATTAAAGAATTATCGCAGACTGTAGGCTCTAAAGGCGGAGTGCAAATTATAGGGCTGCCATTGAGTTCAGGTTTTGCGAAAAAAATTTTTTCACTAAATATCGAGAGGAGTACGCCATTTGAATAATAAAATAAGAATCTACGACTTGGCCAGAAAATTAAATAAATCTAATAAGGAATTATTAACCGTTTTGCAGCA containing:
- a CDS encoding putative Ig domain-containing protein translates to MSLKDYKSLETFKINNNVEMISLDLSGCTSLNDLGQLNYSYSYYYDIWSDISTTSFPRLAYLNLSGCSSLPELYIRSVKELNMSGCTALKKLHIRNYETRYYEQAPESYKDVCMYPVENLNIEGCSALEDLLIYRSALKSLELNGFENLSRIEVSANSELVSVNAANCISMDRIDCGNNKKLTDLNINGCSNLRILYCNNNKLSKLDISSCSNLKTLYCFDNEIAYLDLDKNFSLEDNYDNGYYFRIDQKIHNLKAKRVGKFWQIDFKDYMPLEKVKYINTTDIRFYDGANNSYWSNAAYFSFDPSTGIMLLKSDFPPAMVEYHYHTRSNPSNKDMNVRLVHNQIYPYVFIHSNFYSQTFNGHIYIHDISNNGYLHYTNTLINGIKQDLINEQYINDNIRTFSGINSYYYDMSGLTADGNSRIILTVQPEEPGIVTFSIPSNLGLTLENLSRDKYGTASISIPTVKLTDNSYQASAVLIAPESYPASYKNFPSDKFNLTVTFMNNNGDIISTDRDLILHAAPVMLIHGLRGNIEGTFNVKGDSGIFYELTKAGYISNDVDIGGWDYDGTQGPNDILADDYNGLYYAIGNKLLNYRNRGLECTRVDIVAHSMGGLMARKFLQEPDNDSDDGNNRSILAYKQGMVRRVITVATPHRGSPWAPILRLKDNWLHSGLDLVLHFINALLNIAGQTYLTNDAESAYRDLEPGAQNYGYPENVPMHSICSDVSNGDIISALGHEINASDLAGLKQMFNYSGHDLIVPVRSAVGDFKSQYTKIFKSNDVWAYSHMGICAQKEVGEKVVELLRGPVTNFQIGDYGSNDDNLELPAITKEDLPNATKGVEYYHALNITNVNYISFSSLPKGLKFDGSEGLYAITGKPEKIGTTKFTITAHNDNGRVSEEFTITVYEGVSISTTSLKNGAVDKKYSAKIKSKGSKPITFTAQNLPDGLSINSNTGEISGTPSVYGSFPLIITAKNPSSEANININLVIKPVAPKISGKLNAGSLNEPYSSTFTLSKGSQPVTWTLEGNLPDGLSFDAENATIHGTPTQACKNSIKIIAANDSGTDKKSLTLTIKGIKPKFSGKFNTFTLGKYDSSSLTLSQGSKPVTLSYSGNLPAGLEFDSESLILSGTPTEIWNKSINITASNGAGKLTKSFRIQVKGTAPKISVKSLPSGTVGEDYNFTLSASGSQPITFTAENLPSGLYVDGDKITGTPTQTCKKQSVTIIAANPVKTVRKKLKISISANSAKIDTQANDSELEDVAVNQAPWNDTPDSEPAKIIFGQERNLSSLNTNNINISGDYEIAAVLPEIHVTESGLYEIDIELNNNIKTGAKLIWLACPKNIMPSEDDFIAEFYDETGAEINQVPANHKITVSAWLNKGVIYEPVIAVNN
- a CDS encoding ribosome maturation factor RimP, which gives rise to MMTIENFLGQIDLIVTKLGYECVHASIKTEFGRLKVQVLIDTLGGINAGDCELVSGHVNKFLDENQDLPFLNNGRYYLEVSSPGIERPLYKIADYVRFQGREARVRLNELLDGRKTFTGEILRSADDSQVIMLCDGHDIHIPFEIIKGGNLIFRFDDEKDNHKPTKTRNRRTKK
- the nusA gene encoding transcription termination/antitermination protein NusA, whose translation is MKRAIIDAPEAAPRLDINRFIETLAEERGLDVDVIITTLEAALSSAYKKYQAGNQNIEIKIDRDSGGIIINEIRNVVENVENPDTEITLKDALMYDINSEIGGTVKIRRNPADFGRIAAQTARQVITQRLRDEERKIVFNEFADKVGELVTGTIYRNEGDQTIIQLSDRTDGVLTRKEKIPNERYNIGSMMKFYVLDVKQTARSPKIMLSRTHPGLLRKLMEVEIPEIQQGIIEIKSIVRDAGARAKVSLVTLDPNVDPVGACVGNGGARIKAISSALKGEKIDVIVYTEDPLNYIRAALSPAQIAKVEPVLDTERSAIAYVYQDQLSLAIGKLGQNVRLAAKLTGWKIDIKTIEPDRMPTLKDIFHDVFNE
- a CDS encoding YlxR family protein translates to MSSKHIPARSCVICRAKGTKRDLIRIVKSPDNLAVIDISGKLPGRGCYICPDSECIDRAIKSGNLARSLGVNEIVPAFWQELREHAKNFVPNSKLKLCSILGLARKSGALLIGSDNIENFNHKILLIVARDCSDGIKKFAEDKQALYPDLSIKELSQTVGSKGGVQIIGLPLSSGFAKKIFSLNIERSTPFE